One window from the genome of Paraneptunicella aestuarii encodes:
- a CDS encoding HDOD domain-containing protein, with translation MSTENTLLTILVEKINNDTLVLPTLPAIALKVRKTAENPTVSLSKMAEVIALDPSLSARIIKLANSAYLGRSIRAESLQQAVTRIGLTQIKNIATALAMEQLFVSKNEVVKTYLNQVWDRSVKVVANSLAVFQAYSERHQVKGLNIDVMTLAALMHNIGVLPILTEAERHNEFADPKFLNQAIQKLAGRIGGAITREWGFGDEFVQVAESWRDMKVQSDKVSYLDFVRMGAVAAGFIESKKNSVINVCMQKRVIEDMDMFQSNEYKDRLATVRDIFI, from the coding sequence ATGTCAACGGAAAACACCTTATTAACGATTTTAGTTGAAAAAATAAACAACGATACTCTGGTGCTTCCTACGCTTCCGGCTATCGCATTAAAGGTACGTAAAACCGCTGAAAATCCAACAGTGAGTTTGAGTAAAATGGCGGAAGTCATTGCCTTGGATCCTTCTTTAAGTGCTCGTATTATCAAGCTTGCCAACAGTGCTTATCTTGGTCGTTCTATTCGTGCTGAATCTTTGCAACAGGCCGTTACCCGAATTGGATTAACTCAAATCAAAAACATTGCCACTGCTTTGGCGATGGAGCAGCTATTCGTAAGCAAGAATGAGGTGGTGAAGACTTATCTGAACCAGGTTTGGGATCGCAGTGTTAAGGTGGTCGCGAATTCATTGGCTGTATTTCAAGCATATTCTGAACGTCATCAGGTGAAAGGCCTTAACATTGATGTGATGACGTTGGCGGCGTTAATGCACAATATCGGCGTGCTGCCTATTTTAACTGAAGCAGAGCGCCATAATGAGTTTGCTGATCCCAAGTTTTTAAATCAGGCCATTCAGAAACTGGCTGGACGCATTGGCGGTGCTATTACCCGTGAATGGGGGTTTGGTGACGAGTTCGTTCAAGTCGCCGAAAGTTGGCGTGATATGAAAGTGCAGTCGGACAAAGTAAGCTATCTTGATTTTGTACGCATGGGCGCGGTTGCTGCTGGCTTCATTGAGTCCAAGAAAAATTCAGTGATTAATGTGTGTATGCAAAAACGTGTTATTGAAGATATGGATATGTTTCAAAGCAACGAATATAAGGATCGTTTGGCAACGGTGAGAGATATTTTTATCTGA
- a CDS encoding dipeptidyl-peptidase 3 family protein, protein MKKHLLGTALIAGGLILSGCGQAPTTENKPATVAESKSEALTLKPEFKSRLDIYRPVELTSDISKLSDNQKAMLAILIDASEIMDDLFWKQSYGKDYQDMLNKIADPETRKFTVINYGPWDRLQGDEAFLTGVEEKPLGAQFYPADMTKEELQNSGLKDARGLYSMIVRGDDGKLASVPFSEYFNEELTRAAKLLQQAAELADNKEFANYLNMRAKALLTDDYQASDFAWMDMKTNPIELVYGPIETYEDQLFGYRASFEAYVLLKDLDWSARLAKYAAFLPELQRGLPVDNKYKQEMPGANADLNAYDVIYYAGHSNAGSKTIAINLPNDEQVQLQKGTRRLQLKNAMRAKFDNILVPIADQLIVPEQRKHITFDAFFANTMFHEVAHGLGIKNTLNDKGTVRQALQEHASALEEGKADILGLYMVRQLLEKGEITEGVLADYYVTFMAGIFRSSRFGASSAHGRANMVRFNYFQDQGVFERNEQGFYKVNLDKMGAAVDSLSELILTLQGNGDYEGVDKLVKEKGIIGDLLQADLDKLANANIPVDITFKQGKDVMGL, encoded by the coding sequence ATGAAAAAACACTTACTCGGCACAGCACTCATTGCCGGTGGTCTCATCTTAAGCGGCTGCGGTCAGGCTCCAACCACTGAAAACAAGCCAGCAACCGTTGCAGAAAGTAAAAGTGAAGCCCTGACTTTAAAACCAGAATTTAAGTCTCGTTTAGACATCTACCGCCCGGTAGAACTGACATCTGACATTTCTAAACTGAGCGATAACCAAAAGGCCATGCTAGCTATTTTGATCGACGCATCAGAAATTATGGACGACCTGTTCTGGAAACAATCCTACGGTAAAGATTATCAGGATATGTTGAACAAAATCGCCGATCCTGAAACCAGAAAGTTCACCGTCATCAATTACGGCCCCTGGGATCGCCTGCAAGGTGATGAAGCATTCCTGACTGGCGTTGAAGAAAAGCCACTCGGCGCACAGTTCTACCCTGCCGATATGACCAAAGAAGAGCTGCAAAACAGCGGCTTAAAAGACGCTCGGGGCTTGTATTCCATGATTGTTCGTGGTGACGATGGCAAATTAGCCAGCGTGCCTTTCTCTGAATACTTCAATGAAGAATTGACTCGCGCAGCCAAACTACTGCAACAAGCGGCTGAACTGGCTGACAACAAAGAATTCGCTAACTACCTGAACATGCGCGCCAAAGCCTTGTTAACCGATGATTACCAAGCCTCTGACTTCGCATGGATGGACATGAAAACCAACCCAATCGAATTGGTATACGGCCCTATCGAAACCTACGAAGACCAATTGTTCGGCTACCGCGCCAGCTTCGAAGCTTATGTCCTGCTGAAAGATTTGGATTGGAGCGCGCGTTTAGCCAAATACGCAGCCTTCTTGCCAGAATTACAACGCGGCTTGCCAGTTGATAACAAATACAAACAAGAAATGCCAGGTGCCAATGCCGACCTGAACGCCTATGACGTAATCTACTACGCAGGCCATTCCAACGCAGGCAGCAAAACCATCGCCATTAACTTGCCAAACGACGAACAGGTTCAATTACAAAAAGGCACTCGCCGCCTACAGTTGAAAAACGCCATGCGCGCCAAGTTCGACAACATTCTGGTGCCAATCGCAGACCAGTTAATCGTGCCAGAACAGCGTAAACACATCACCTTCGATGCCTTCTTTGCCAACACCATGTTCCACGAAGTAGCGCACGGCCTGGGCATCAAGAACACATTGAACGACAAAGGCACAGTACGCCAGGCACTACAAGAACACGCATCAGCCCTGGAAGAAGGTAAAGCCGACATTCTAGGCTTATACATGGTTCGCCAATTGTTGGAAAAAGGTGAAATCACCGAAGGCGTATTAGCTGACTACTACGTGACCTTTATGGCAGGTATCTTCCGTTCATCACGCTTTGGCGCATCCAGCGCACACGGCAGAGCCAACATGGTTCGCTTCAACTACTTCCAGGATCAAGGCGTATTCGAGCGCAATGAACAAGGTTTTTACAAAGTCAACCTGGACAAAATGGGCGCAGCAGTAGATAGCCTGTCTGAACTAATTCTGACCCTGCAAGGCAACGGCGACTACGAAGGCGTAGACAAATTAGTGAAAGAAAAAGGCATCATCGGCGACCTGCTACAAGCCGACCTGGATAAACTGGCCAACGCCAACATCCCGGTAGACATCACCTTCAAACAAGGCAAGGACGTGATGGGATTGTAA
- a CDS encoding SIR2 family protein yields the protein MVTLQDSDLEVLRRHFKALSHLRERKNSERIALFLGAGASKALGFPNWLDLVTRIENEPEFKDYQPNIGNNDLTVRTQGLLQHLIKKETLKDKQVDAASERAAKYKWLHIVHKCLYAETSIAKGNLAHPYLPSFLSLIKESPLTINYNFDDCIEQMLSQAYYQEQINNKEKVFETVWEPSTQYQRSKGVIYHPNGFLPFKLVEGYSDNIVFAESEFADQLIQTMHGHYSTLVSHLSRYTSLLIGLSLNDPTLKHLLRQNTQLNPGHVHYYLKYCNELPNEHSMKAEQEVNFEVYGVITIHLTDEEFSSFGRLLSCGDEHYEEFTDRLGLPVQRIYYVTGAVGAGKTTTVNKMKSLRWFGEWVESKPEELAKPHTELTKSERDKIDIWISEQFRKKDFKISGVKCGVVISDRSPLDPLAFAKENAIRERASQHLEILSPAVSDRRLKPGHIILLSASGSELLSRAKHRHNVSSEYFETQEKLIRNLYKEPNPTITEISTSNRSITQVVKQIAKVIHLNPYEEFDIHSRLEELSND from the coding sequence ATGGTTACCCTACAAGATAGTGACCTAGAAGTCTTAAGAAGGCATTTTAAAGCTCTTTCTCATTTAAGAGAGAGGAAGAATTCGGAAAGAATTGCTTTATTCTTAGGAGCAGGAGCATCAAAGGCTCTTGGCTTTCCAAACTGGCTCGATCTTGTGACAAGAATAGAAAATGAGCCAGAATTTAAAGACTATCAGCCAAATATTGGAAATAATGACCTAACTGTTCGAACACAAGGACTACTTCAACACCTTATTAAAAAAGAAACATTAAAAGACAAGCAAGTGGATGCGGCTTCTGAACGCGCAGCAAAATACAAATGGCTACACATTGTTCATAAGTGTTTATATGCCGAAACCAGTATTGCTAAAGGAAATCTGGCTCATCCCTATTTACCTAGTTTCCTGAGCCTAATAAAAGAATCGCCGTTAACTATCAATTACAATTTCGATGATTGTATCGAACAGATGCTTTCTCAGGCTTACTACCAAGAACAGATTAATAATAAAGAGAAAGTATTTGAAACGGTTTGGGAGCCATCCACTCAATACCAACGATCAAAAGGTGTAATTTACCACCCTAATGGTTTTCTACCTTTTAAATTAGTTGAAGGATATAGCGATAATATAGTATTTGCCGAATCTGAGTTTGCTGATCAACTTATACAGACAATGCATGGTCACTACTCTACTTTAGTTTCACACCTTTCAAGATACACTTCACTCTTAATCGGTTTATCTCTCAATGACCCAACTCTAAAGCACTTGTTAAGGCAAAATACGCAACTAAATCCAGGGCATGTTCATTACTATTTAAAATATTGCAATGAGTTACCTAACGAACATTCAATGAAGGCCGAGCAAGAGGTTAATTTTGAGGTGTATGGTGTCATTACAATTCATTTGACTGACGAAGAATTCTCTTCTTTTGGAAGGTTACTCTCATGTGGAGACGAACATTATGAAGAGTTTACTGACCGCTTAGGATTGCCTGTACAGCGTATTTATTATGTAACTGGTGCCGTTGGTGCAGGTAAAACCACTACCGTTAATAAAATGAAAAGTTTACGATGGTTTGGAGAATGGGTTGAAAGTAAACCCGAAGAATTAGCGAAACCACATACGGAACTAACAAAATCCGAGCGAGATAAAATTGATATTTGGATTTCAGAACAGTTCAGAAAGAAAGACTTTAAAATATCAGGGGTCAAGTGTGGGGTAGTCATTAGTGACAGATCTCCTTTAGATCCTTTGGCATTTGCGAAAGAAAATGCTATCAGAGAAAGAGCATCACAACATTTAGAAATTTTATCCCCGGCAGTGTCCGATAGAAGGCTAAAACCCGGACACATTATACTGTTATCAGCATCAGGCAGTGAATTGCTTTCGAGAGCAAAGCATAGACATAATGTAAGTTCAGAATATTTCGAAACTCAAGAAAAATTAATTCGAAATCTTTATAAAGAACCAAATCCTACAATAACTGAAATATCCACTAGTAATAGAAGCATTACTCAGGTTGTCAAACAAATTGCAAAGGTTATCCATCTGAATCCTTATGAAGAATTTGACATTCACAGCAGACTTGAGGAGTTATCGAATGATTAA
- a CDS encoding nucleoside 2-deoxyribosyltransferase has protein sequence MINERNVDVYFAAPFFCEAERDFNLKLISVLENAGISVFYPPRDGMVAKSELMATPDWEEISNKTWECDTTAIINSKVLLAVTDGRSIDEGVCVEIGFAAAHCVPILAYSSDDRTQFPWGHNPMLVRPISEFISSPSNMISKIHNMLDAAK, from the coding sequence ATGATTAATGAACGGAATGTAGATGTATACTTTGCAGCTCCATTTTTCTGTGAAGCAGAGAGAGATTTCAACCTAAAGCTTATATCAGTTCTAGAAAATGCCGGGATTTCAGTTTTTTACCCACCAAGAGATGGAATGGTAGCGAAAAGTGAACTTATGGCTACTCCAGATTGGGAAGAAATCTCTAACAAAACATGGGAATGTGACACGACAGCAATAATAAATAGTAAAGTGCTCTTGGCCGTTACTGATGGAAGATCTATTGACGAAGGAGTTTGTGTAGAAATAGGGTTTGCGGCAGCACATTGTGTGCCCATTTTAGCTTATTCCAGTGATGATAGAACTCAATTCCCTTGGGGTCACAATCCGATGCTAGTAAGACCTATTAGTGAATTTATTTCAAGCCCATCAAATATGATAAGTAAAATTCACAACATGCTGGATGCTGCTAAATAA
- a CDS encoding sigma-70 family RNA polymerase sigma factor, which produces MSITLALKGFFSVPISQEWLMGQYAVSGEKKYLEQLFNASNQDLYHFLLTLSDADLAKDICQKSWLRVIEQRHKYRSDSRFQPWLFTIGRNLLVDEYRKTNRWQSLEGDVEHTLSASPSESPSEQVAFKGQELQQAFNQALATLPWLQREAFVLYQEGFGVAEISEITAEPYEAIKSRIRYAKQTLSQSLEKYRE; this is translated from the coding sequence GTGAGCATTACATTAGCGTTAAAAGGATTCTTTTCCGTACCCATCAGTCAAGAATGGCTGATGGGGCAATATGCCGTGTCGGGCGAAAAGAAGTACCTGGAGCAGCTATTTAATGCTTCAAATCAGGACTTGTACCACTTCCTGTTGACCCTGTCAGATGCCGATTTAGCCAAGGATATTTGTCAAAAATCCTGGCTACGGGTTATCGAACAACGGCACAAATATCGTTCCGATAGTCGCTTTCAACCCTGGTTGTTCACCATCGGGCGCAACTTGCTGGTGGATGAATATCGTAAAACGAATCGCTGGCAAAGCCTTGAAGGGGATGTTGAACATACTCTTTCAGCATCGCCATCGGAATCTCCGTCGGAACAAGTGGCTTTCAAAGGTCAAGAGCTGCAACAGGCATTTAATCAGGCTTTGGCGACATTGCCCTGGCTACAAAGAGAAGCCTTCGTGTTGTATCAAGAAGGATTTGGTGTCGCCGAAATCAGCGAGATTACAGCCGAACCTTATGAAGCTATTAAATCTCGAATTCGTTACGCCAAACAAACCTTAAGCCAGTCGTTGGAGAAATACCGTGAGTAA
- a CDS encoding energy transducer TonB has product MHQHAIDMSLPRIALKALAFSLAAITITFLLFVLMQQLITTNEQWAEPIKDTPIISPFFEEQDSAVVARPKIPALPEPKVQPKNIPPDISDDGNDEISEPTDFTIDVPRNTYDTTIDLTSGGGDARPVVQIEPKYPAKAAQNGIEGWVKLMFDINAQGLVENVRILDAEPKRVFEAEAKRALKRWKYKPKMENGRSVKQTDVLIQLEFNLGNN; this is encoded by the coding sequence ATGCATCAACATGCTATTGATATGAGCTTACCAAGAATTGCGTTAAAGGCTTTGGCGTTTTCTCTGGCTGCGATCACCATAACCTTTCTGTTGTTCGTGCTAATGCAGCAATTGATTACTACGAATGAGCAGTGGGCGGAGCCAATAAAGGATACTCCGATTATTAGTCCGTTCTTTGAAGAGCAAGATTCAGCCGTCGTGGCCAGACCAAAAATTCCTGCTCTACCAGAACCTAAAGTGCAACCTAAAAACATACCTCCGGATATCAGTGATGACGGAAATGATGAAATTTCTGAGCCAACGGATTTTACAATTGATGTGCCGAGGAATACCTATGACACCACCATTGATTTAACCAGTGGTGGCGGGGATGCACGACCCGTGGTACAAATTGAACCTAAGTACCCGGCAAAAGCGGCGCAAAATGGCATTGAAGGCTGGGTAAAACTGATGTTCGATATCAATGCTCAAGGCTTGGTGGAGAATGTCAGAATATTGGATGCTGAACCCAAAAGAGTGTTTGAAGCCGAAGCCAAAAGGGCACTGAAACGCTGGAAATATAAACCCAAAATGGAAAATGGGCGGTCAGTAAAACAAACGGATGTGTTGATACAGTTAGAATTCAACTTGGGCAACAATTAA
- a CDS encoding DUF6516 family protein: MYCIDHGLEALLALAGEEMHREDGYWWKIEAWQVHPSKHIPHGIRYNLAFHKRLHNKHNTRIFALDNAHGIKMPKKGKVSGKRHEYDHQHRHATDKGTPYEFISAFQLLQDFFTGVDNTIANIERSNV; encoded by the coding sequence ATGTATTGCATTGACCATGGATTAGAAGCATTGCTCGCTCTTGCAGGTGAAGAAATGCATAGAGAAGACGGTTATTGGTGGAAAATTGAAGCGTGGCAAGTGCACCCGTCGAAGCATATTCCTCATGGAATTCGCTATAACTTGGCTTTCCACAAGAGACTTCATAACAAACATAACACCCGCATTTTCGCCTTAGATAATGCTCACGGGATAAAAATGCCAAAGAAAGGGAAAGTAAGTGGAAAAAGGCATGAATATGATCATCAACATCGCCATGCAACAGACAAAGGAACGCCTTATGAGTTTATCTCAGCCTTTCAGTTGCTACAGGATTTTTTCACAGGGGTAGACAACACCATTGCAAATATCGAGCGTTCTAATGTCTAA
- a CDS encoding HVO_A0114 family putative DNA-binding protein, which yields MSKLFELKEQNMKARIGIMSEALVRNRMLAIASGSYQIDVSEPKIWYSSMNAICQILNEKNIELVRLINKEKPESLTELALLTGRQKSNLSNTLKALSEKGFIRLEKSHGNVLKPVALYTDFEIVVDSYYEDKVLKAVEAMKAA from the coding sequence ATGTCTAAATTATTTGAATTAAAGGAGCAAAATATGAAAGCTAGAATTGGCATTATGTCAGAAGCGTTAGTTAGAAATAGAATGCTGGCGATTGCTTCTGGGTCTTATCAAATCGACGTAAGCGAACCCAAAATCTGGTATAGCTCAATGAACGCTATTTGCCAGATTTTAAATGAAAAAAACATCGAACTAGTTCGGCTGATTAACAAGGAAAAACCTGAAAGTTTGACGGAGCTAGCCCTGCTAACAGGTCGACAAAAATCTAACTTATCCAATACACTCAAAGCACTTTCTGAAAAGGGATTTATCCGATTAGAAAAAAGCCACGGCAATGTGTTAAAACCTGTCGCTCTGTATACCGACTTTGAAATCGTTGTTGATAGCTATTATGAAGACAAGGTACTTAAAGCGGTTGAGGCCATGAAAGCAGCTTGA